A segment of the Sulfoacidibacillus ferrooxidans genome:
GCCTTGCCAAGTATCGTTCGTTTCGGTTATCTGCAGCGTTTTTTTCAGCTAGGTGCCGATGTCCATGTCAGTTTGCATATCGATCCTGCAGACAATCAGAGCGCGATAAAAAAGCGGACCCACATGATGACCAGGCTCAAGTCAGAAATTAGCCTTGAAATCAAGGCAGGTACCGATCGCACCATCGCCTTTAACCAACAACTCCATGCCCTACTCGAAGAAGAACGAGAAGACATTCGCTTGGGAAGAGAACGCATTTTTTATGTGACCATCATTTTGTCAGTCAGCTCCAATATCGAAGAAGAGTTCCAAGCGGCGTGTGAACGCATTGAAAAAGAAGGATTTGAAGGATTTCATGTACGTGAAGCGTACAAGGAGCATGATATAGGCTTTCAATCCGTAGCACCACTTGGCGAAAATTTTCTTCATCATCCCATTGAAATGACGGGAACTGCGCTGGCTAATGCTTTCCCCTTTACCAATAGCAAGTTTAGTCACGAATATGGTGTACCGATTGGGTTGGATTTTTACACCGGTCACATGAATAAATACGATGCTTGGGAAGACCACTTGGTCAACAACAACATGGCGATTGTCGGCACATCGGGCTCCGGTAAATCGTTTTTGATCAAGGGTCTGATCGCTCGGAGTGCTCTTTTTGGCATTAAACACGTCCTCATCGACATTGAGGGAGAATATACCGCCACGGTTCGTGCACTCGGCGGAGTCTCTGTGCGCATTGACGAAAATGCCGACTTTCACTTCAATCCGTTTGAACTCGAAGAAGAAGAGATGATGATCGATGGTCGCATTCATGCGGTCGTCTCGGTGAAAGAGAAAATTTCGGATATGGAGCGACTCATCATCACGATGGCCCATCTGCATGGAGAGGATCGAATCGATGCGTACGCTGTGAGCACGATTAACGATATCTTGCAGCATCTCTATGAAGTGGAATTTGGATTTACCGCCGATCCAGATTCTCTTTACATGGTGCACAACGAGTGGATTCGCGATGAACGAGGGGATTTTTTAACCAATCGCACGAAACGTCCGCAACCTCAATTCTCCCATTTCTATGATCGTCTTGTGGAGCGTGCTGAACAAGATCCTCGCTTGATGGATCTGGTCATGCGGCTGCGTCGCTTTAAAGCAGGGGGGACGGCGGGGATGTTTGACTGTCAAAACACATCGAGCCTGCGCGATGTACCGGTGTTGCAATTTGACTTTTCGGGCATGGCTGAACATTCTCCTGTACGGTTGCTTGGCATGCGCGTCTTGCTTGAATGGGTGTTTGAAAAATTCGTGAAAAAGAATCCTCGTATCAAAAAACGTGTCGTG
Coding sequences within it:
- a CDS encoding VirB4 family type IV secretion system protein, giving the protein ALPSIVRFGYLQRFFQLGADVHVSLHIDPADNQSAIKKRTHMMTRLKSEISLEIKAGTDRTIAFNQQLHALLEEEREDIRLGRERIFYVTIILSVSSNIEEEFQAACERIEKEGFEGFHVREAYKEHDIGFQSVAPLGENFLHHPIEMTGTALANAFPFTNSKFSHEYGVPIGLDFYTGHMNKYDAWEDHLVNNNMAIVGTSGSGKSFLIKGLIARSALFGIKHVLIDIEGEYTATVRALGGVSVRIDENADFHFNPFELEEEEMMIDGRIHAVVSVKEKISDMERLIITMAHLHGEDRIDAYAVSTINDILQHLYEVEFGFTADPDSLYMVHNEWIRDERGDFLTNRTKRPQPQFSHFYDRLVERAEQDPRLMDLVMRLRRFKAGGTAGMFDCQNTSSLRDVPVLQFDFSGMAEHSPVRLLGMRVLLEWVFEKFVKKNPRIKKRVVIDEAQKFLEQEDFAMFLDNIFRRIRKYSGSAVAATQDFRKFADNDYGRAIIQNSSSKVLLKQDKNDKKAIMDIFQIEEREFEDLMSFTRGQGRWSVGEEV